The following nucleotide sequence is from Saccharothrix texasensis.
CCCCACCACCCCAACCACGTAACCGCCCCACCGACTCACCCGCCGACCCCGCCGACCCCGTCGCCCTCTCCACCCAGCATCCGGCGGTAGAGGTCGAGGTGGCGTCGCGCGCACACGTCCGGCGCGAACCGGTCCCGAGCCCGCTCGGCGAGTTCCGCTCCGATCCGATCCGGGTGGGGTTCCTCGAACAACGCGCGCAGCCGGGCAGCCAACCCGTCGACGTCCCCCGGCGCCGCGAGTGCCGCGCCGGGCCCGAGCATGTCGGCCACCCCGCCGGTGTCGGTCGCCACCACCGGCTTGCCCGCCGCCATCGCCTCCGCCACCACCAACGGCTGCTGCTCCAACGCGGACGGCAGCACGAGCGCGTCGTGGTGCCGCAGCAGGTCGGGCACATCGGCCCGGAACCCCAGGAATTCCACCCTGCCGCCCAACGCGCGCGCCAACTCCTCGGCCTTCGCCCGCTCCGGCCCGTCGCCCACCACGGTCAACGTGGCGTCCACCGGCATCACCCCGGGCAACGCCAACGCCGTCAACAACGTGGCCAACCCCTTGCGCCGCACCAGCAACCCGACGAACACCAACCGCCGCACCACCCCCACCGGCGGTTGCACGTGCGCGGGCTCGACGCAGTTGTCGATGTGCGCCAACCTCGCCGCCGGCACCTTCAACCGCCCGCTCAGGAACCGTCCCATCGCCTGCGCCGGCACCACCGTCCGGTGCACCGCCCGCGCCACCACGGCATCCGCCGCCAACACGGTCCGCGTGTAGGCGGAAGGCCCTTCCGCCCCCCGCACACCGCGGAACCACTGCTCACCCACGTCATCCGGCACACCGTGGTACGTCTGGACCACCTTGTGCCGGAACCGCAACCCCGCACCGACCAACCCGGCCCGCCGATCCTGCGCGTGCACCACGTCCGGCCGCCACTCCCTCACCACCGCCCGCGCCCGCCGCCCGGCCCGGACATCTGCCTTGTCCCCCACCTCGACCACCTCGTGGTGCCCGCCCAACGCTTCCGCCCCACGCCGAGGCACGGGCCCGAACACCCGGACCTCCGCCTCACCGGACTCCGCCAACGCCCGCGCCAACCGGACCGTGACGTCCACCGGCCCCCCGCTGTCCTGCGTCAACAAGTACGCCACCCTCAACCGCCCGCTCACCTTCCACCCACCGATCCACAACGCACCGAGGCCCGATCCGACATGGCTTCGACCAGCCTGGAGCGCCCGTAAGGGCCCCATGTCACATCGAGCCGGACCCGACCACCGATCACCCTGACCCTCACCGTGCCCCCACCATCAACTTGTCCACCAACGTCGCCACCTGATCCGCCACCTGCCGCCGATCGAACAGCAACTCCACCCGCCTCCGACCGTGCGCACCTTCCAGATCCGCCGCCGAGGGGTCGGCCAGCCGCACCGCCACCGCTTCCGCCAACCCCTCCACGTCACCGGCGGCCAGCACCGCCCCCGCCTCGCCGACGCTCTGCCGCACCCCGCTCACGTCGAACGCCACCACGGACCGGCCGCACGCCATCGCCTCCAACGGCACCAACGCCATTCCTTCCGCTCTCGACGGCATCACCACCACGTCCGCCGCCGCGTAGAAGTCAGCGACCGCGTCGTCGTGCCCCCACCACCACACGGACTCGTCGTCGCACGCGGCACGCCACCTCTCCCCCATCGGACCGTCCCCGACGAGCACCAGCCGCGCGCCCGGCACCTGCGCCCGCACCGCCGGCCACGCCGCGAGCAGCTGGTCCTGCCCCTTGTACGTCACCAACCTCCCCACGCACACCGCTGTCGGCACGTCCGGCAGCCCCAACCGACGCCGTGCCGCCACCCGGTCCGCCGGCCGGAACCGCTCGACGTCCACTCCGTTGCACACGACCTCCGCCGCCCCTCGCACCCCGATCGCGCGTCCGGCGGCCAGCTCGTCGTCGCTCACGCACACCAGCTGGTGCGTCCACCGCGCCCCGGCCCGTTCCCACACCTTCGCCGCCCGCGCCACCACCCCGCCGGTGCTCTGGAACGACCACATGTGCGGTTGGAACATCGTCGGTCGACGTCCGCGCACCACCAGCCGTCCCACCAGACCGGCCTTGGAGCTGTGCAGGTGCACGACATCCGGGTCGAGCCCGCGCAGCACCCGCCGCAGCCGCACCGCCTCACCCACCGTCGTGATCCCCGGCTGCCGACGGGCCTGCCACTCCCGCACCTCCACTCCCAGCGCACGGGCCCGTTCGGCGAGTGGTCCGGACGGGGACACCACGGTCACCGACCACCCGAGGTCCCGTTGCGCGCGGGCCAGTTCCAGCACCACCGCCGCCACCCCCGCCGTCACGGGCTGGCTCACGTGCACGACCCTCACCGACGCACCACCTCCGGGTTCGCCACCAGCACGACCACGACGCACACCACCGCCAACACGACCCCTTCGCCCACTGCGGCCACCACCGATCCGGGTGGTCCGAACACGTCACCGATCCCGGACGCCACCGCCGCGCAGCACGCGGCCGCCGCGGCGACCCCGCCGATGCCGCGCACCAGCGAGGCCGGCGGCGGGCCTATCCCCCGCCGCGCCAACGACCACCACGTGCACGGGACCACCAGCCACGCCGCCGCGACCTGCACCAGCGCGACGGCCACCACCCCCTGTCGGGCGAACGCCAGCAGCCCGCCGACCAGCAGCACGAGGTGGCTCACTTCCAGGGCCAGGTAGCGTCGGGCGTGGCCGGCGGCTTTGAGCACCTGGTACCACAGGTGCAGCAGGCTGATCCCCAAGCCGTACAGGCACAGCAGGGCCAGCGGCAGGGCGGCCTCCGCCCAGCGCGCCCCGAACACCACCACCCGGTCGGCCAACGCCGCCGTCACCGCGTACAGGCCGCCGGTGAGCACCAGCACCGCCGTGGTGAACCGCCCGACCACCCGGGACAGTCCGACGCCCTCGCGGATCAGCTTGGCGCACAGGGGCAGCACCACCCCGCCCAGCACCACCGCGACCAGGATGTACGGCACCCAGGCGATCCGGTACGCCAACGAGTACACGCCGACCGCTTCCGGCCCGTGCGCCCGTGCGATCGCCAGGTAGTCCAGGTTGATCAGCAGCACGGCCACCACCGCGCCCGGTCCGACGACCGCGATCCAGCGCAGCGCCTCGCCCGCCGCGCCCGCGTCCCACACCGGCCGCACCCGCACGCCGACCACCACACCGAGCAGGGGCTGCGCCACCGCCGTGCACAGCAACCCGACGACCAGCGAGTACGGCCCGGCGCCGGTCACCGCCA
It contains:
- a CDS encoding glycosyltransferase family 4 protein gives rise to the protein MAYLLTQDSGGPVDVTVRLARALAESGEAEVRVFGPVPRRGAEALGGHHEVVEVGDKADVRAGRRARAVVREWRPDVVHAQDRRAGLVGAGLRFRHKVVQTYHGVPDDVGEQWFRGVRGAEGPSAYTRTVLAADAVVARAVHRTVVPAQAMGRFLSGRLKVPAARLAHIDNCVEPAHVQPPVGVVRRLVFVGLLVRRKGLATLLTALALPGVMPVDATLTVVGDGPERAKAEELARALGGRVEFLGFRADVPDLLRHHDALVLPSALEQQPLVVAEAMAAGKPVVATDTGGVADMLGPGAALAAPGDVDGLAARLRALFEEPHPDRIGAELAERARDRFAPDVCARRHLDLYRRMLGGEGDGVGGVGG
- a CDS encoding glycosyltransferase, with translation MRVVHVSQPVTAGVAAVVLELARAQRDLGWSVTVVSPSGPLAERARALGVEVREWQARRQPGITTVGEAVRLRRVLRGLDPDVVHLHSSKAGLVGRLVVRGRRPTMFQPHMWSFQSTGGVVARAAKVWERAGARWTHQLVCVSDDELAAGRAIGVRGAAEVVCNGVDVERFRPADRVAARRRLGLPDVPTAVCVGRLVTYKGQDQLLAAWPAVRAQVPGARLVLVGDGPMGERWRAACDDESVWWWGHDDAVADFYAAADVVVMPSRAEGMALVPLEAMACGRSVVAFDVSGVRQSVGEAGAVLAAGDVEGLAEAVAVRLADPSAADLEGAHGRRRVELLFDRRQVADQVATLVDKLMVGAR
- a CDS encoding oligosaccharide flippase family protein, with amino-acid sequence MRVGAGVGAGARWLFLVNLISKGSQMAVTLVLAAFLTEEGLGLVALAVALVNIGQVVQSMGVYDVVSRTDRDPRQVAGTLLVLSAGTGVVLASALALAADGIAHALDAPSVAPLLRPAAASLPFSAVAGVQMGLLHRNLDFRRRLLPDAGGAVLGAAVTVVLAVTGAGPYSLVVGLLCTAVAQPLLGVVVGVRVRPVWDAGAAGEALRWIAVVGPGAVVAVLLINLDYLAIARAHGPEAVGVYSLAYRIAWVPYILVAVVLGGVVLPLCAKLIREGVGLSRVVGRFTTAVLVLTGGLYAVTAALADRVVVFGARWAEAALPLALLCLYGLGISLLHLWYQVLKAAGHARRYLALEVSHLVLLVGGLLAFARQGVVAVALVQVAAAWLVVPCTWWSLARRGIGPPPASLVRGIGGVAAAAACCAAVASGIGDVFGPPGSVVAAVGEGVVLAVVCVVVVLVANPEVVRR